The Agarilytica rhodophyticola genome has a window encoding:
- a CDS encoding response regulator transcription factor: MYYDHIYNANRISAIDAAFTTDTPNEPKIDMHKRILVVEDQEDINALIALNLETLNYSVTRCDNGNDGLKTATEEAFDLIVLDIMLPGLDGLQICQSLRSKGNYTPILMLTAKKTEADRVIGLEVGADDYLTKPFSVLELQARVKALLRRVAFHKQETQEEESDHDELQYGKLVIRKQKRDIVMNGKSISLTAKEFDLLLYMANFPGQVFSREQLLNAVWGYHHSGYEHTVNSHINRLRAKLEEDPSNPEYVLTVWGIGYKFNDQ, encoded by the coding sequence ATGTATTACGATCATATATATAATGCGAATAGAATCAGCGCTATCGACGCAGCTTTTACAACAGATACACCAAATGAGCCAAAAATAGACATGCATAAACGAATATTGGTTGTTGAAGATCAAGAAGATATTAATGCATTAATCGCATTGAATTTGGAAACCCTCAACTATAGCGTGACACGCTGTGACAATGGCAATGATGGATTGAAAACGGCCACTGAAGAAGCTTTCGACCTTATTGTTTTAGATATCATGTTACCGGGGCTAGACGGTTTGCAAATATGCCAAAGCCTGCGATCGAAAGGTAACTACACCCCCATCCTAATGCTGACAGCTAAAAAAACTGAAGCTGATCGTGTCATTGGGCTCGAAGTTGGCGCTGACGATTATCTAACTAAACCTTTTAGTGTTTTAGAACTACAGGCAAGAGTCAAAGCATTGCTGCGCAGAGTTGCTTTTCACAAGCAAGAAACTCAAGAAGAAGAGAGTGATCACGACGAATTGCAATATGGCAAACTGGTTATTCGCAAACAAAAACGCGATATTGTCATGAACGGTAAGTCAATAAGTTTGACAGCCAAAGAATTTGACCTTCTCCTCTATATGGCTAATTTTCCAGGTCAAGTGTTCAGCCGGGAACAATTACTTAATGCTGTTTGGGGCTATCATCATAGTGGTTATGAGCATACAGTAAATTCACATATCAATCGCCTGCGGGCAAAATTGGAAGAAGACCCCAGTAACCCTGAATATGTGCTCACCGTTTGGGGAATAGGATACAAGTTCAATGATCAATAA
- a CDS encoding RHS repeat-associated core domain-containing protein produces MGIVTGEESFEQVDAVLPGPMPFKWTRIYRSSSKNDDGLGVAWFHSCSEILEVDVAQVIYKDNRGRVIPFELPSVGERSTNLSEGLTIDRLSKNSFLLKQDGQWDKVFTRSTDIAHYCPLIQLRHSAYTPESAIKDGSGERGFCISVHYNEQQKISRIQGNWGKSLRFKHNAQGRVQTVLLHNEALNQEKIVAEYDYNNKGDLIAHRNAKSIGEKYAYSNHLLVQRTLKTGFNLYFDWDGEDHTATCTHSWGERGIYEHYFDWDKTKKCGKTTDSRGFQCEYYYNGEGQIVEKIDNEGNIHKFHYQDGRKSSDEDPEGNVTQYFYDQHHYAGSRDALGNRFTIDYFKDKPTAIIDKDKTVQRFEYNTHGQLVALIDPYQQRIMYGHNKHGLITSITDPMKRVSRFRWNAQGELVQHVDTLGHIKQFSYDAWGQVVNVSYMDKEKTPINTVEYRYGVTGLVEKIIADKGDTTHYSYDDKDQLIRYSDPQGRTTEYYYDDLGQVIERIDAEGYKLKYEYDTECNLIALINQNEERYQFFYDGNQRLIKEIGFDGRIQHYKYNKAGHLIKHMDAGEVMTEYKRDALGQVLSKTYKSIKHPDQQEEFIRYQYDPKGRLRETYNANQYLAFEYTLYGQLKKEHHSDLDSSGKNRLKNTMVDIGFSHIWPGICSGIQLPDGKNIQYQFDDNNQLSDVIFNSNTITQILRDDFGRETHRHQGVLEVQSSYDDLGRLLKQSSINHRNKAPGVVQREYSYDKFGNISSINDAGNETRFSYDLLNRIEKVEGSHAENFSFDPASNITSVNGYAINYSEGSRIITYGSTTFTYDERGNLVKEKRGKGSQSETEFVYNLQNQLVCTKKDGEATYYKYDPLGRRIRKQSSSINIKYLWLGDQLVQEKGGQVNKTYIYEPESFRPIAMIEDNTIYHFYLDHLGTPKEISDQGGNLVWQAYYKNYGNVALKEINKVENNLRFQGQYFDEESGLLYNRIRYFNPSIGQFTQPNTIGLLGGVNQYQYATNSVNAFNLMGVYEIGNSLDERNPIDTDPLTEIDFIVPCMFHENINYLEQINNRSQRLFSMEFSSNDVLFPLAKAYEIKWSYVDMTYFYQRNTISIDRYVRKNLNLSGLSNFS; encoded by the coding sequence GTGGGAATAGTAACAGGTGAAGAATCGTTCGAGCAGGTAGATGCAGTGTTACCTGGGCCAATGCCATTTAAATGGACACGTATATATCGCAGTTCTAGTAAGAATGATGACGGCTTGGGAGTTGCGTGGTTTCACAGTTGCAGTGAAATCTTAGAGGTTGATGTGGCCCAAGTTATCTATAAGGATAACCGAGGTCGCGTGATTCCATTTGAGCTGCCAAGTGTTGGTGAACGCAGTACAAATTTGTCGGAAGGCCTGACTATCGATCGTCTCTCGAAGAATAGCTTTTTGCTCAAGCAGGATGGTCAGTGGGATAAGGTGTTTACGCGTTCCACGGATATTGCTCACTACTGTCCACTTATCCAATTGCGTCATAGCGCTTATACTCCTGAGTCTGCTATCAAGGATGGCTCTGGAGAGAGAGGCTTTTGCATAAGTGTTCACTATAATGAGCAGCAAAAAATTAGTCGCATACAGGGTAATTGGGGTAAGTCCCTACGTTTTAAGCACAATGCTCAGGGCCGAGTGCAAACTGTACTACTCCATAATGAAGCTCTCAATCAAGAAAAAATCGTCGCTGAGTATGATTACAATAATAAAGGTGATCTGATTGCCCACCGCAATGCTAAAAGTATTGGTGAAAAGTATGCTTATTCAAATCACTTGTTGGTTCAGCGTACTTTAAAAACAGGTTTTAATCTTTATTTTGATTGGGATGGCGAAGATCATACCGCCACTTGCACTCACAGCTGGGGAGAGCGAGGCATCTATGAACATTACTTTGACTGGGATAAAACAAAAAAATGCGGTAAAACGACAGATAGCCGAGGCTTTCAATGTGAGTACTATTACAACGGTGAAGGACAAATTGTTGAAAAAATAGATAATGAAGGAAATATTCATAAATTTCATTATCAGGATGGGCGAAAGTCATCTGATGAAGACCCGGAAGGCAACGTTACTCAGTATTTTTACGACCAACATCATTACGCAGGATCGAGGGATGCATTAGGTAATCGCTTTACCATCGATTACTTTAAAGATAAGCCAACAGCAATTATTGATAAAGATAAAACTGTCCAGAGATTTGAGTACAACACTCATGGTCAACTGGTTGCACTAATAGACCCTTATCAACAGCGCATTATGTATGGCCATAACAAGCATGGTCTAATCACTTCTATAACTGATCCTATGAAGCGGGTTTCCCGCTTTCGATGGAATGCTCAAGGGGAGCTGGTTCAGCATGTAGACACTTTAGGTCATATAAAACAATTTAGCTACGATGCTTGGGGGCAAGTTGTTAATGTCTCCTACATGGATAAAGAAAAAACTCCAATAAATACTGTCGAGTATCGCTATGGTGTTACAGGTCTTGTGGAAAAAATTATCGCAGACAAGGGGGATACCACTCACTACTCTTATGATGATAAAGACCAGCTTATCCGCTATAGTGATCCTCAAGGTCGAACTACCGAATATTACTACGATGACCTAGGGCAGGTTATTGAGCGTATCGATGCTGAAGGTTATAAATTAAAATACGAATACGATACAGAATGTAATTTGATTGCCTTAATTAATCAAAATGAAGAGCGTTACCAGTTTTTTTATGATGGCAATCAACGCTTAATTAAAGAAATTGGCTTTGATGGACGTATTCAGCACTATAAATATAATAAAGCCGGTCACCTAATAAAACACATGGATGCGGGTGAAGTGATGACAGAGTATAAGCGCGATGCTCTGGGGCAAGTTTTAAGTAAAACATATAAGTCTATTAAACATCCTGATCAACAAGAAGAATTCATTCGCTATCAATATGACCCTAAAGGTCGTTTGCGAGAAACTTATAATGCTAATCAATATCTTGCATTTGAATACACCCTCTATGGCCAATTGAAAAAAGAACACCATAGTGATCTAGATTCTAGCGGCAAAAACCGCCTCAAAAACACAATGGTTGATATTGGCTTTTCTCATATATGGCCAGGTATTTGTAGTGGTATTCAATTACCTGACGGGAAAAATATCCAATATCAATTCGATGACAATAATCAATTGAGTGATGTAATCTTTAACAGTAACACTATTACTCAAATTTTGCGTGACGATTTTGGTCGTGAAACACATCGTCACCAGGGGGTGTTAGAAGTTCAGAGTAGTTATGATGATTTAGGACGATTACTTAAACAAAGCAGTATTAATCATCGAAATAAAGCCCCTGGCGTCGTTCAGCGTGAATACAGTTACGATAAGTTTGGCAATATTAGTAGTATTAATGATGCTGGGAATGAAACGCGATTTTCCTATGATTTACTTAATCGTATTGAAAAAGTTGAAGGCAGTCATGCTGAAAATTTTAGTTTTGATCCTGCAAGTAATATCACCAGCGTCAATGGCTACGCAATCAATTACAGTGAAGGCAGTCGTATCATTACTTATGGTAGTACTACATTTACATATGATGAACGAGGTAATCTAGTTAAAGAAAAACGTGGTAAAGGTAGCCAATCTGAAACTGAGTTTGTTTATAATTTACAAAACCAACTAGTTTGCACAAAAAAAGATGGAGAGGCTACTTATTATAAATATGATCCTTTGGGACGTCGAATAAGAAAACAAAGTTCCTCAATTAATATAAAATATTTATGGCTTGGTGATCAACTGGTTCAAGAAAAAGGTGGTCAAGTTAATAAGACTTATATCTATGAGCCTGAAAGCTTTAGACCCATAGCTATGATCGAAGATAATACCATTTATCACTTTTATCTTGACCATCTTGGTACACCTAAAGAAATAAGTGATCAAGGAGGAAATCTTGTTTGGCAAGCCTACTATAAAAACTATGGTAATGTTGCCTTAAAAGAAATTAATAAGGTTGAAAATAATCTGAGATTTCAAGGACAGTATTTTGATGAAGAGAGTGGGTTGCTTTACAACCGCATTCGTTACTTTAATCCCAGTATCGGGCAGTTTACTCAGCCTAATACAATAGGCCTCTTAGGTGGGGTAAATCAATATCAATATGCTACTAACTCAGTTAATGCTTTTAATCTTATGGGGGTTTACGAGATTGGCAACAGCTTAGATGAGCGTAACCCTATTGATACTGACCCACTTACTGAAATTGATTTCATTGTGCCATGTATGTTCCATGAAAATATAAACTATCTTGAGCAAATAAATAATAGGAGCCAAAGACTTTTTTCGATGGAATTTAGTTCTAATGATGTTTTATTTCCGCTTGCCAAGGCTTATGAGATTAAATGGTCTTATGTAGATATGACTTATTTTTACCAGAGAAATACAATCTCAATTGATAGGTATGTTAGAAAAAATTTGAATCTAAGCGGTCTGTCTAATTTTTCTTAA
- a CDS encoding patatin-like phospholipase family protein: MKYDRFTSSTFLNNFIRDVDTKAKLMQPSEASQLREHAAQTADNINQKYFRKMDSHLEKREKVYFSKRRMEKAERAKQQFFSSVDQIVTQSTISNLREKLQGAEKVEWMKPQIFPRMNGDGFNVIVSPEKLQNLAFSGGGMMLLAYTSALSELDKLGEFDHVKKVAGSSAGGLVSAAISVSLPFEDLDKLITSMMKEGALKTDEEVGKLYPQVSFSKSPVQFVGKMKGYGGNGEPLIKQADTVIATRVANYINQAKADNDEDFNQAIVRYAAKSNRSVNDINERLEILRSPNFRVDRSNKMVTFSDMDMMHGLAPKQFKQIELTAYNAETANGMLLNSRSTPDLPIAFAARASMAHPALTSGVTFDSSLNIGNSKFTDGGIYSNLPVEAAFDDIKQAISEPKGGTGEDIELGKRRAQTMLFAFDEKGKSYANSFLPPSAKANNVKVSRLYQAFGVTPENRRHDVLKSHYSNKTTVFHGGLSVLGGGSDKKIVDHAKKDATFNTLIQANNRTNEPALYQVDSIEQAYGLLSGEEKELLLKDGPPKREDYSSLPWEGEGKNASYDAMTNLYNIALARRTEKEDQ, from the coding sequence ATGAAATACGACAGATTTACTAGTAGCACTTTTCTAAATAATTTTATAAGGGATGTTGATACTAAAGCTAAACTGATGCAGCCTTCAGAGGCTAGTCAACTCAGGGAGCATGCCGCGCAGACCGCTGATAATATAAATCAGAAATACTTTCGTAAAATGGATTCTCATTTAGAGAAAAGAGAAAAAGTTTATTTTTCAAAGCGACGTATGGAAAAAGCAGAGCGGGCAAAACAACAGTTCTTTTCTTCTGTCGATCAAATAGTCACTCAAAGCACAATTAGTAATTTACGAGAAAAGCTACAGGGAGCGGAGAAAGTCGAGTGGATGAAACCACAGATTTTTCCGCGTATGAATGGTGATGGTTTCAACGTAATTGTTAGCCCTGAAAAGTTGCAAAACTTAGCGTTTAGCGGTGGTGGTATGATGCTGCTAGCCTATACCTCAGCACTATCTGAGTTAGATAAGTTAGGTGAGTTTGATCATGTCAAAAAGGTAGCCGGTTCTTCAGCTGGTGGGTTGGTCTCAGCTGCAATTTCAGTTTCATTGCCATTTGAAGATTTAGATAAGCTTATCACTAGTATGATGAAAGAAGGCGCGCTGAAAACAGATGAGGAAGTTGGAAAATTGTACCCGCAGGTTTCATTCTCTAAATCCCCAGTCCAATTTGTTGGTAAAATGAAAGGTTATGGTGGCAATGGCGAGCCTCTAATTAAACAAGCTGATACTGTCATTGCGACACGTGTTGCCAATTATATTAACCAAGCGAAAGCTGATAATGATGAAGACTTTAACCAAGCTATTGTGCGGTATGCAGCGAAAAGCAATCGATCTGTGAATGATATTAACGAACGCTTAGAGATACTTCGTTCTCCCAACTTCCGTGTCGATAGATCAAATAAAATGGTCACATTTTCTGATATGGATATGATGCATGGGCTCGCCCCCAAGCAATTTAAGCAAATCGAGCTGACAGCTTATAATGCTGAAACTGCAAATGGTATGTTACTTAATAGTCGAAGCACTCCAGATTTGCCTATTGCCTTTGCTGCCAGAGCTTCCATGGCTCATCCGGCTCTGACCTCAGGTGTTACTTTCGATTCAAGTTTAAATATTGGTAACAGTAAATTTACTGATGGTGGTATTTATTCCAATTTACCTGTAGAAGCTGCATTTGATGATATTAAACAAGCAATCTCTGAACCTAAGGGTGGCACAGGCGAAGATATAGAACTAGGGAAAAGAAGGGCACAAACCATGTTGTTTGCTTTTGATGAGAAAGGGAAATCATATGCTAATTCATTTTTGCCGCCATCTGCCAAGGCAAATAATGTCAAGGTGTCCAGGCTGTATCAAGCATTTGGTGTAACCCCGGAAAATAGGCGGCATGACGTTCTAAAGAGCCATTACAGTAATAAAACCACAGTTTTCCATGGTGGCCTTTCGGTTCTTGGGGGTGGCTCGGATAAAAAAATAGTAGATCACGCAAAAAAAGATGCCACATTTAATACATTAATACAGGCTAACAATCGCACTAATGAACCTGCTTTATACCAGGTCGATAGTATCGAGCAAGCTTACGGACTGCTATCTGGTGAAGAGAAAGAGTTATTACTGAAAGATGGCCCTCCCAAGCGAGAGGACTACTCTTCATTACCTTGGGAAGGGGAAGGCAAGAACGCTTCCTATGATGCTATGACCAATCTTTATAATATTGCTCTAGCCCGGCGAACTGAAAAGGAAGATCAATAA
- a CDS encoding sensor histidine kinase: MINKLTSTLYGRLTAALLLSFIVVGVFAAILMVHSSRAYQQEITQVMHRDLAAHVVDHYLLFENDEPNLEEAEKTFHDLMILGPNFEFYLLDKAGKIVACSADPSSLHLDFVDTKPIGSYLQSPVIQEPIFGDDPRGIDREKIFSVAPIVRDGELQGYLYVILGSEIYDRVSDLVLESKIIQWGLWVFLIGLAFSLFATLWLTGLIIRPLTKLTDHVCMIQSTGFSKDPLKDGELIGQLQKWASENTDEIHTLGGAFKEALEKIREQYQNIVTIDELRKELLSHVSHDLRTPLASLLGYLETWELSQDKMSAEESRQYIATAKKSAQRISSLVEQLFELAHLDSGNVQVNREPFSIAELVQDVLQKFQILAQQKNISLAVTPQDSSITVIGDIEKLERVFTNLVENALRHTSEGGSITVRLNNTGQLVAIEVIDTGIGIPDEDIPHIFDAHYKAGNSVRGNTAHGGLGLAITKRLLDLHQSSISVTSQINKGTKFEFQLQTGY, from the coding sequence ATGATCAATAAGCTCACCTCGACCTTGTATGGTCGTCTCACTGCCGCTCTGCTTCTTAGCTTTATAGTGGTAGGTGTATTCGCTGCAATTTTGATGGTGCATTCATCGCGTGCTTATCAGCAAGAAATAACCCAGGTTATGCACCGAGACCTTGCAGCACATGTAGTTGATCACTACTTATTATTTGAAAATGATGAGCCGAATTTAGAAGAGGCTGAAAAAACCTTCCATGACTTGATGATATTGGGGCCAAACTTTGAATTTTACTTGCTAGATAAAGCGGGGAAAATTGTTGCTTGCTCTGCCGACCCAAGTAGCCTGCATTTGGATTTTGTTGATACCAAGCCTATTGGCTCCTATCTTCAAAGCCCAGTTATACAAGAACCTATCTTCGGTGACGACCCGCGTGGTATCGACCGAGAGAAGATATTTAGCGTTGCGCCAATTGTGCGCGACGGAGAACTACAAGGTTATCTATACGTTATTCTCGGTAGTGAGATCTATGACCGGGTTTCAGACTTAGTCCTAGAAAGTAAAATTATTCAATGGGGTCTTTGGGTATTTTTAATCGGCCTTGCTTTTAGCTTGTTTGCCACACTTTGGTTAACTGGCTTAATTATACGACCACTTACCAAACTGACTGATCATGTTTGTATGATCCAATCCACTGGCTTTAGTAAAGACCCATTAAAAGATGGCGAACTTATCGGTCAGTTACAGAAATGGGCCAGCGAAAATACCGATGAGATACACACTTTAGGTGGCGCATTTAAAGAAGCCTTGGAAAAGATTCGTGAGCAATATCAAAATATTGTCACCATAGATGAATTACGTAAAGAATTACTTTCCCATGTGTCACATGATCTTCGCACACCTCTAGCGTCTCTGTTAGGGTATTTAGAAACCTGGGAGCTTAGCCAAGACAAAATGTCTGCCGAAGAAAGTCGTCAATATATCGCTACCGCTAAAAAAAGCGCGCAACGAATTTCTTCCTTGGTCGAACAATTATTTGAATTAGCTCATCTTGATAGCGGCAACGTGCAAGTTAATAGAGAGCCCTTTTCAATTGCAGAACTGGTTCAAGATGTCCTGCAAAAATTCCAAATTTTGGCGCAACAAAAAAATATTTCTCTAGCAGTTACGCCACAAGACAGCAGCATCACAGTCATAGGCGATATTGAAAAACTTGAGCGAGTTTTTACAAACCTGGTGGAAAATGCTCTTCGCCATACAAGTGAGGGTGGGTCAATCACAGTTAGACTAAACAACACCGGACAGCTTGTTGCCATTGAAGTAATAGACACTGGTATTGGCATACCCGATGAAGATATTCCTCATATATTCGATGCGCACTACAAAGCAGGTAATAGTGTCAGAGGCAATACTGCCCACGGCGGCCTTGGTTTAGCCATTACTAAACGGCTATTAGATTTGCACCAATCATCAATTAGTGTGACCAGCCAAATCAACAAAGGTACGAAATTCGAATTTCAGTTGCAAACAGGTTATTGA